From the Salarias fasciatus chromosome 16, fSalaFa1.1, whole genome shotgun sequence genome, one window contains:
- the LOC115403389 gene encoding claudin-10-like: protein MISAVCLGFFGSIFALVGMKCTKIGGSNKNKSRIACLAGVTYILSGACSLLAYSIYAHQIISEFFDPKFVEQKYELGAALFIGWGGSVLCLVGGCIFCFSIASNFSKSHSHSDYIYKSAALHSLVSSNPLGKVKSINQRPFLQYSVSSRV from the exons ATGATCTCAGCGGTTTGTCTGGGATTTTTTGGCTCCATATTTGCCCTGGTGGGCATGAAATGCACTAAAATTGGAGGAtctaacaaaaacaaatccaggATTGCTTGTTTAGCAGGTGTAACCTATATTCTGAGTG GCGCCTGCTCACTCTTAGCATACTCTATCTACGCACACCAAATCATATCAGAGTTTTTTGACCCAAAATTCGTGGAACAAAA GTATGAGCTGGGAGCTGCTCTCTTCATTGGCTGGGGAGGTTCAGTCCTGTGTCTTGTGGGAGGCTGCATATTCTGCTTCTCCATAGCAAGCAATTTTAGCAAAAG CCACAGTCATTCAGACTACATCTATAAGAGTGCTGCCTTACATTCTCTCGTGTCTTCCAACCCACTGGGGAAGGTGAAGTCCATAAACCAGAGGCCTTTTCTACAATACAGCGTCTCCTCCAGGGTGTAA